One part of the Acidobacteriota bacterium genome encodes these proteins:
- a CDS encoding zinc-binding dehydrogenase — protein MTQTMTAVVQYDLKPGSVEVREVPVPEINDDEVLLKVGGVSVCGSDVHQYHGSQSWPVNTPVILGHEFGGIVAAKGSRVKLFKEGDRVVSETASYICGQCMMCRTGAYNLCPQRKGFGYGINGAMAGYVRVSERCLHHIPDSLPFEKAALTEPCCVGYNCVVEKSKVKPGDTVVVFGPGPIGLLCAEMARLAGAGNLIVAGLASDASRLEAAKELGATHTVNLQETDLKDLVMSLGDGLGAHLVVDAAGASAALKTALDIVRPAGQITKVGWGPQPLGFSLDPLVQKAVRLQGSFSHTFENWEMVVSMLASGQINLKPIISRVAFLEDWKDCFDGMHGGKYVKAVLQPK, from the coding sequence ATGACTCAAACAATGACTGCGGTCGTCCAATACGACCTCAAACCTGGTTCCGTCGAAGTCCGCGAAGTGCCGGTGCCGGAAATCAATGATGACGAAGTGCTGCTCAAAGTCGGCGGCGTCAGCGTCTGTGGCAGCGACGTACATCAATACCACGGTTCGCAAAGCTGGCCGGTCAATACGCCGGTGATCCTGGGTCACGAGTTCGGCGGCATTGTCGCGGCCAAAGGCAGCCGCGTGAAACTGTTCAAAGAAGGTGACCGCGTCGTGTCGGAAACGGCTTCGTATATTTGCGGCCAATGCATGATGTGCCGCACGGGCGCTTACAACCTGTGCCCGCAACGCAAAGGGTTTGGCTACGGCATCAACGGCGCAATGGCGGGGTACGTGCGCGTGTCGGAACGCTGCCTGCATCACATCCCGGACAGCCTGCCATTTGAAAAGGCCGCGCTGACCGAGCCGTGCTGCGTCGGTTACAACTGCGTCGTAGAGAAAAGCAAAGTCAAACCGGGTGACACCGTCGTCGTCTTCGGCCCCGGCCCAATTGGTTTGCTGTGCGCTGAAATGGCACGCCTCGCAGGCGCAGGCAATCTGATCGTCGCAGGGCTGGCCAGCGACGCTTCGCGTTTGGAAGCCGCGAAAGAGTTGGGCGCGACGCACACGGTCAATCTGCAAGAAACCGATTTGAAAGACTTGGTGATGAGCCTCGGCGACGGCCTCGGCGCACACTTGGTCGTAGACGCGGCGGGCGCTTCAGCAGCCTTGAAAACGGCGCTCGACATCGTGCGCCCGGCAGGCCAAATCACCAAAGTCGGTTGGGGGCCGCAACCACTCGGTTTCTCGCTTGATCCGCTGGTGCAAAAGGCGGTGCGTTTGCAGGGCAGCTTTAGCCACACGTTTGAGAATTGGGAAATGGTGGTTTCGATGCTGGCGTCGGGGCAGATCAACCTCAAACCAATCATCAGCCGCGTGGCTTTTTTGGAAGACTGGAAAGATTGTTTCGACGGGATGCACGGCGGCAAGTATGTGAAAGCCGTGTTGCAGCCGAAGTAA